GTCTTCAGCATCCTCACCAACTTCCCTTTGGTAGAAAATAGATTTTTTATCTTGGTGAATGAACTCTATAGGATCCTCTACAGTAATTATTACCCTTGAGTCGTTTTTGTTTATCTCATTGAGCATGGCAGCAAGGGTTGTAGATTTACCAGAACCTGTCGTTCCAGTAACTAAAACCATTCCTCTGTGATAAAGAGCTATCTTCTTAATGACCTCTGGGAGGTTTAGAGAATCCAAATCAGGAACGTTGCTTGGAATGGCCCTCATTACTATTGCAAATGTTCCCCTTTGACGAAAGATGTTTACTCTGAAACGGCTAACTCCTGGTATTGCATAAGCTAAATCCACCTGTTTAAGATAAGGGAGTTCTTTTAGTTTCTCTGGAGGTAGAAGTTTTCTGACAAAACTTAGTAAATCTTCAGCTGTTAACGCTGGAAGACCGCTGTTTGTTAACTTTCCACTAATTCTAAATATTGGCGGAAGTCCAACTCTTAAGTGAATGTCAGAAGTTCCTAAGCTATGGGCTTTTTTTAGGATTGAATCAAGATCAATCCTCATTTCTTAATGCCTCCAGGATTTTCTCTTCAAGCTCTTTTGCTATTTCCGGATTTTCCTTTAAGAATATGCGTGCATTTTCTTTTCCTTGCCCGAGTCTAAGGTCTCCGTAAGAAAACCAAGAACCGCTCTTTTTAATAAGTCCAAGTTCTTCT
This window of the Desulfurobacteriaceae bacterium genome carries:
- a CDS encoding type IV pilus twitching motility protein PilT; the encoded protein is MRIDLDSILKKAHSLGTSDIHLRVGLPPIFRISGKLTNSGLPALTAEDLLSFVRKLLPPEKLKELPYLKQVDLAYAIPGVSRFRVNIFRQRGTFAIVMRAIPSNVPDLDSLNLPEVIKKIALYHRGMVLVTGTTGSGKSTTLAAMLNEINKNDSRVIITVEDPIEFIHQDKKSIFYQREVGEDAEDFFTALKAALREDPDVILIGEMRDPETVRTALDAAETGHMVFSTLHTLDAKETISRIISFFPPHHQQAIRYQLASVLKATISQRLIPKADGKGRVPAVEIMIVTEAIKERIINPELTAEIPDFIEKGKEAYGSQTFDQSLYDLWKKGLITKEEAIKAATRPDDLKLKMEGIFSGELG